Genomic DNA from Caldalkalibacillus thermarum:
TGGTTTATGTATTCGGGATGACTGGGGCGGGTGATGTCAAGCTGTTTGCGACATGGGGCGCACTTTCAGCCAACACAACTGTTGTGGGGCTGGCTTTTTTGATTTACACCTTTGTGCATTTGACTGTATCCTTAGTGCTTTTGGCAAGACATGTTTTGAAAAACAAAGTGAGCGTGATCACTGTTTTGAAACAGGATTTGCTGGCTTTTGTGACCCGCAGTCCCGGAGTTGTGAAATTCAGTTTTCCGGGAGCGGTGCTGATTAACCTTGTTTTTGTTTTGGCATGGTTTTTGGTGTGAGAGGGGTGAAAAAAATGAGTAAGAAAACAAAAACATATGTCAAACTAACGGCTTTTCTTTTCGTTATGGTGACTGTGTTGATTTCCCTGAAATTCATTGGACAGGCGGAGGAATCTGAAACAGGATCAGATGCTGATATGGGATTTGTTGCACAAGATGGCAACACTTTTTGGTATGAGCAGGAAGGAACCTTATTCAGACAGACACCGTTCTTAAAGCGTCAGGTTGAGGTAGCCGAAACAGGTTACGCCATACATCTGACACCGTTTCAGGAGTATGTCTATTATGAAAATGTAACGGATGGCGGAAAAATGTACCGTGTCAAGAAAAGGGGTGGCGAACCGGAAGTCTTGACTGATAGCTGGTCGTCCTATCTGTTTGTGACAGAAGGCGATCTTTATTATGTTGACATGGAAACCGGACGACTGATGCGTTTTGTGGAAGATGGCGAAGATCAGACAGTGATACACGGTGATCATGTTTTTCAACCGGTATCTGATGGACAGCATATTGTTTATGTATCAGGAAAGGATGGTGTATTGAAAAAGCATAGTCTATTAAGCGGAAAAACAGATAACCTCACGGACTTTCCTGCGTGGAGACCCACTGTCAAGGGAGACTGGATTTATTTTTTGCGTCCGGTAGATGATACACCCTTGTTAGGTGTTGGGGGACTGTGGAAAGTGCCGTTGGCAGGAGGGACAGCGGAACCGGTGCTTCAGGAGACTATGGTCTCTTTTGCATTGACCGAACAGGGAATCGTTTTTTCCCGTTCATCTGAAACATACGGTTTTGTCAGTGATCATGATTTGGGGCTTTATCTGTTTAATGGAGGTGAAGCAAACAGGATAAGCGGTGACTGGTATATCAACTTGACAGAGGTAAGAGGGAAGGTGTTTATGCAAAATGAATTCGACAGACTGATCCATATCTTTGATCCGACAACGAAACAGATCAGTCAGGTTAATTAGGGTGGTGTTTTGAGGTGAAGAGGACAACACTCGTTTTTTTGATGGCGATTACGGCCTTTACTTTTGTTTTGGAACCTCAAACGGTGGAAGCGTCCTGTCAGGAACGTATTCATGCCCAGCATAACGGAACGGTATACTATCGGGACAATCGCAATCTGGGATGGATGCATAACGACAGAAATGTGGCGTTTCTGAATCAATCCCGTCCACCCAGCCACTCGGACTACTATCCGCCCAACCAACCTTCGAGTGTCATCAATCAGTGGGGCACATCGGGGTGGGTACGATCTGGAGGGGATACATGGGCCAGTGGCATACAGGATTCTTTCAGTTACACTCCCAGAACACAGTTGGTCTATTCGAGCAACGGACCGCATGGGGCAGGTTACTATTTCCGTGCGGATTCGGGCAACCTGAACAGATACAGAAGACCAGTTATGGTTTACTATCATCGGGATGTGACACATCCCGATACCTCACCGCCAACCATTAACGCAAGTCCAACCAGCAGTGACTGGACACGTTCAGTGACTGTTACTCTCTCTTTCAGTGATGTGGGTTGTTCC
This window encodes:
- a CDS encoding prepilin peptidase, producing MIYFLATVLVAVTTYTDLKYRKIYNKTLVPVALAALVYYAVDGRFLESLLALLFAFFVFFLVYVFGMTGAGDVKLFATWGALSANTTVVGLAFLIYTFVHLTVSLVLLARHVLKNKVSVITVLKQDLLAFVTRSPGVVKFSFPGAVLINLVFVLAWFLV
- a CDS encoding DUF5050 domain-containing protein, which encodes MSKKTKTYVKLTAFLFVMVTVLISLKFIGQAEESETGSDADMGFVAQDGNTFWYEQEGTLFRQTPFLKRQVEVAETGYAIHLTPFQEYVYYENVTDGGKMYRVKKRGGEPEVLTDSWSSYLFVTEGDLYYVDMETGRLMRFVEDGEDQTVIHGDHVFQPVSDGQHIVYVSGKDGVLKKHSLLSGKTDNLTDFPAWRPTVKGDWIYFLRPVDDTPLLGVGGLWKVPLAGGTAEPVLQETMVSFALTEQGIVFSRSSETYGFVSDHDLGLYLFNGGEANRISGDWYINLTEVRGKVFMQNEFDRLIHIFDPTTKQISQVN